From bacterium, a single genomic window includes:
- the lpxK gene encoding tetraacyldisaccharide 4'-kinase translates to MVVKPVVQWKNPPLRIAGLVFLLPFSIVAQIILYLRNFLYDHGWMRVTQIDTPIICVGSVTAGGSGKTPIVEFVASNLARKGYRIAVVSNGYRKKGKGMVLVSDGKAIATSVESSGDEAYLLARNFIKNNLNIPVVSGTDRTAAVRYLETSFNPDVIVLDDGYQYRQLHSDWNIIVLDYHEWRYPQWIIPIGRLRDLSNRIHKADAVLISKCPEDIDPKLWEVFHIKKFFSSYPISSFVNYHTSETIPLESIGGQKIFAFAGLGFHESFYRSLQKVCSYHQAVLKDFVEFQDHHWYQPYEITRIVNKAKRDQATVVTTEKDAVKLKREWMDERVAVWITIPTVEFRDDHVQSWLQSLRPHLQEDRSVKMFSA, encoded by the coding sequence ATGGTAGTAAAACCCGTCGTTCAGTGGAAAAATCCGCCGCTTAGAATAGCGGGGCTTGTTTTTTTATTGCCGTTTTCCATTGTTGCACAAATTATTCTATATCTCCGCAATTTTTTGTACGATCATGGATGGATGCGCGTGACGCAGATCGATACGCCGATAATTTGTGTTGGGAGTGTGACCGCCGGTGGTTCCGGAAAGACACCGATAGTTGAATTTGTGGCGTCAAATTTAGCGCGTAAGGGTTATCGCATTGCTGTCGTATCCAACGGATACCGAAAAAAAGGTAAGGGTATGGTTTTGGTTTCCGATGGAAAAGCCATCGCAACATCGGTGGAGTCATCCGGTGATGAAGCCTATTTACTGGCGAGAAATTTTATTAAAAATAATCTAAATATTCCCGTTGTATCAGGAACTGATCGAACCGCCGCAGTTCGATATCTTGAAACATCGTTTAATCCGGATGTTATTGTACTGGACGACGGTTATCAGTACCGACAACTTCATTCGGATTGGAATATCATTGTTCTGGATTATCATGAATGGCGATATCCGCAGTGGATTATTCCGATCGGCCGATTGCGTGATCTTTCGAACCGAATACATAAAGCGGATGCTGTTTTAATTAGCAAATGTCCGGAAGATATCGATCCTAAACTTTGGGAAGTTTTTCATATCAAAAAATTTTTTAGTTCCTATCCAATTTCTTCTTTTGTAAATTATCATACAAGCGAAACGATCCCGCTGGAATCGATCGGAGGTCAGAAAATCTTTGCTTTTGCAGGACTGGGTTTTCATGAATCGTTTTACCGCAGTCTTCAAAAGGTTTGCAGTTATCATCAGGCCGTTCTAAAAGATTTTGTCGAGTTTCAGGACCATCATTGGTATCAACCTTACGAGATTACACGAATTGTAAATAAAGCTAAGCGTGATCAGGCTACTGTCGTCACCACAGAAAAGGACGCGGTCAAATTGAAAAGAGAATGGATGGATGAACGCGTAGCGGTCTGGATTACCATTCCGACTGTGGAGTTTCGAGATGACCATGTTCAATCGTGGCTACAGTCGCTACGGCCCCATCTTCAGGAGGATCGATCTGTAAAAATGTTTTCAGCATGA
- a CDS encoding sigma-54 dependent transcriptional regulator: MDENKEEKKKILVVDDDKNILRLINVYLENENYRLYNATDGNECFQMLEQVMPDVVLLDLKIPGLDGIAVMERIKKFFPHIPIVMVSAHGTIEVAVESMRGGAYDFVTKPFDSNRLKVSVRNALLIHSLSQELERLKSELYQAHDFGSIIGRSGKMQEIYNVLEKISRSSNVTVLIMGESGTGKELVAREIHNRTATRAHKPFVAVNCAALPESLLESELFGHEKGAFTGATERRSGKFEQANGGTIFLDEIGEMTAATQAKVIRVLQEREFTRIGGTETIKVDVRVVSATNRILEEAVKNGQFREDLYYRISVFPIIMPALRDRKEDLPLLSAHFLEKFKKREKKNVESIARDALEVLLNYHWPGNVRELENTIERAVVLCSGNEITLEDLPQAIRTLGLTKPGNHENSFDINGTLDEILERVEEKVIKKVYADCDGNISELARRLNMGRATIYRKAEKYQLPIKE, from the coding sequence ATGGACGAAAATAAAGAAGAGAAAAAGAAAATTCTGGTCGTTGACGATGACAAGAATATTCTTCGCCTGATTAATGTGTATCTTGAAAATGAAAACTATCGTCTTTATAACGCAACGGATGGCAACGAATGTTTTCAAATGCTGGAACAGGTTATGCCCGACGTGGTTCTACTCGACCTGAAAATTCCCGGTCTTGATGGTATTGCCGTAATGGAACGGATTAAAAAATTCTTTCCGCATATTCCTATCGTCATGGTCAGTGCGCACGGAACGATCGAAGTTGCCGTGGAATCCATGCGTGGCGGCGCCTACGATTTCGTGACCAAACCGTTTGATTCAAACCGCCTTAAAGTTTCAGTTCGTAATGCCTTACTGATTCACTCACTATCTCAGGAATTGGAGCGGTTGAAATCGGAATTGTATCAGGCACATGATTTTGGCAGTATCATCGGCCGTAGCGGTAAGATGCAGGAAATCTATAACGTGCTTGAAAAGATCAGCCGCAGCAGTAATGTGACGGTTTTGATTATGGGTGAGAGCGGTACCGGTAAAGAATTGGTCGCACGAGAAATTCATAACCGGACGGCTACCCGCGCTCATAAACCTTTTGTCGCAGTAAATTGTGCGGCATTGCCTGAGAGTTTGCTCGAAAGCGAGCTTTTCGGACATGAGAAAGGCGCTTTCACCGGCGCGACGGAGCGCCGTTCAGGTAAATTTGAACAGGCAAATGGCGGCACGATTTTTCTGGATGAAATCGGCGAGATGACGGCAGCGACACAGGCAAAAGTTATTCGTGTCTTGCAGGAACGCGAATTTACGCGCATCGGCGGAACGGAAACCATCAAAGTTGACGTACGCGTCGTATCGGCGACCAATCGTATTCTCGAAGAAGCGGTGAAAAACGGACAATTTCGCGAAGATTTATATTACCGTATCAGTGTCTTTCCGATTATCATGCCGGCATTGCGCGACCGCAAAGAAGACCTTCCGCTATTATCGGCGCACTTTCTTGAAAAATTTAAAAAGCGTGAAAAGAAAAATGTCGAATCCATAGCACGGGACGCATTGGAAGTATTACTGAACTATCATTGGCCTGGCAATGTACGTGAGTTGGAGAACACGATTGAACGGGCTGTGGTGCTATGTTCGGGCAATGAGATCACATTAGAGGATTTGCCGCAGGCAATCCGGACACTCGGATTAACTAAACCAGGGAACCATGAAAATTCATTCGATATCAACGGAACGCTTGATGAAATTCTGGAACGTGTCGAAGAAAAAGTCATTAAAAAAGTTTATGCTGATTGTGACGGCAATATTTCCGAATTAGCTCGGCGACTCAATATGGGCCGCGCGACGATTTACCGTAAGGCGGAAAAGTATCAATTGCCCATCAAAGAGTGA